The Thalassotalea sp. 273M-4 genome includes a region encoding these proteins:
- a CDS encoding ATP-dependent DNA helicase has protein sequence MSAVAKAFANNGVLAQHITGFKPRQAQLEMALEVEQTIAKQQQLIVEAGTGTGKTFAYLIPALQSGKKVIVSTGTKNLQEQLFHKDLPLVKKALKSGYTLALLKGRSNYLCTFRLNENFNSSQDRRHKVGATLDANTLQDLVKVRQWASSTQSGDIGELTNVAEESPIFAKITSTSDNCLGRSCPDYKDCYLVKARERAVEADLVVVNHHLFFADMALKDTGFAELIPNAEVVIFDEAHQISNVASEYFGDSFSTRQILDLASDALQQYRLTLTDVKQLGVAAEKLQTSAADFRMLFPYDPERGNWRQKLVSDHVRSAFAQLHANLKFLYDVLKLCISRNEVIDNCFERASQLLTKYQVMTNVEQLGVSLWYETTRRHVVLHQTPISIADKFSQHISHSDAAWIFTSATLAVNESFEHYCQDLGLHDASQLLLASPFDYLKQSKLLVPRYLPQANDFNRAKALVNIAIPLIKASGGSCFLLFTSYRVMNQVAELLANEVDNTLLVQGQMAKSVLLDTFVNEPESILLATASFWEGVDVRGDKLTCVLIDKLPFSSPDDPLLQAKSEDIKRQGGDPFSQIQLPDAVIALKQGVGRLIRDVSDKGVLAICDSRLVNRPYGQVFLTSLPDMQRTRDINKAVNFLTAIKQSNL, from the coding sequence ATGTCTGCAGTTGCAAAGGCGTTCGCTAATAATGGGGTTTTAGCACAACATATTACTGGGTTTAAACCTCGACAAGCCCAATTAGAGATGGCGCTGGAGGTTGAACAAACCATTGCCAAGCAGCAGCAACTTATTGTTGAAGCCGGTACCGGTACCGGTAAAACATTTGCCTATTTGATCCCCGCGTTACAAAGTGGCAAGAAAGTCATAGTGTCTACCGGAACTAAAAACCTGCAAGAGCAACTGTTCCATAAAGATTTACCCTTGGTCAAAAAAGCCTTAAAAAGTGGCTATACCCTAGCTTTGCTTAAAGGCCGTTCCAATTATTTATGTACCTTTAGGTTAAATGAGAATTTTAATAGCTCGCAGGACAGACGTCATAAAGTTGGGGCGACTTTAGACGCCAATACCTTACAAGATTTAGTGAAGGTCAGGCAATGGGCAAGTAGCACTCAAAGTGGTGATATTGGTGAACTGACCAATGTCGCGGAAGAGTCGCCCATTTTTGCCAAAATAACGTCAACCAGTGATAACTGTTTAGGTCGTAGTTGCCCTGATTACAAGGATTGCTACTTAGTCAAAGCTCGAGAGCGAGCGGTAGAGGCCGATTTAGTGGTGGTTAACCATCATTTGTTTTTTGCTGATATGGCGCTTAAAGATACGGGTTTTGCCGAACTGATTCCCAATGCTGAAGTGGTGATTTTTGATGAAGCCCATCAAATCAGTAACGTTGCCAGTGAATATTTTGGCGATTCTTTTTCCACTCGCCAAATTCTGGATTTAGCCAGTGATGCATTGCAGCAATACCGCCTAACCTTAACCGATGTGAAACAACTTGGGGTGGCAGCCGAAAAATTACAAACCAGTGCTGCCGATTTTAGAATGCTATTTCCTTATGATCCCGAGCGTGGCAATTGGCGACAAAAGCTTGTTAGCGATCATGTACGTTCTGCTTTTGCCCAATTACATGCCAATTTAAAGTTTTTATACGATGTCTTAAAACTGTGTATTTCGCGCAACGAGGTCATTGATAATTGCTTCGAGCGAGCATCGCAATTACTGACCAAATATCAAGTAATGACTAATGTCGAACAACTTGGGGTGAGTTTATGGTATGAAACCACTCGTCGTCATGTGGTGTTGCATCAGACTCCGATTTCTATTGCCGATAAATTTAGCCAACACATCAGTCACAGCGATGCAGCCTGGATTTTTACCTCGGCAACATTAGCGGTCAATGAAAGTTTTGAGCATTATTGTCAAGACTTGGGGTTGCACGATGCCAGCCAATTATTATTGGCAAGTCCATTTGATTATCTCAAACAGTCTAAATTATTGGTGCCTCGCTACTTACCTCAAGCCAATGATTTTAATCGAGCTAAGGCGTTGGTCAATATTGCGATCCCTTTGATTAAAGCAAGTGGTGGTAGTTGTTTTTTATTGTTTACTTCTTATCGGGTGATGAACCAAGTGGCGGAGTTATTAGCCAATGAGGTGGACAATACCTTATTGGTACAGGGGCAAATGGCCAAAAGTGTGTTACTTGATACCTTTGTCAATGAACCCGAGTCGATTCTGCTCGCTACCGCCAGTTTTTGGGAAGGGGTCGATGTTCGTGGCGATAAGCTGACCTGTGTATTGATTGATAAATTGCCGTTTAGCTCGCCAGATGATCCGCTTTTACAAGCGAAAAGCGAAGATATAAAACGCCAAGGAGGCGATCCATTTAGCCAAATTCAATTACCCGATGCGGTTATCGCATTAAAACAAGGGGTCGGACGATTAATTCGAGATGTCAGCGACAAAGGCGTGTTGGCCATTTGTGATTCGCGTTTGGTTAACCGTCCCTACGGACAAGTGTTTTTAACCAGTTTACCTGATATGCAACGCACCCGAGACATAAACAAAGCGGTGAATTTCTTAACCGCCATTAAGCAATCTAACCTCTAA